A region of Moorena producens PAL-8-15-08-1 DNA encodes the following proteins:
- a CDS encoding methyl-accepting chemotaxis protein, whose product MASSINYPQQYGEAEKAYMQGKYQEAATIVDRLIEDFPNEPSALLLRGHIYCYGLQQYDVARQQYESVLNLTSEPDFVNYANNGLEYAQQSTNADQAAGLSPDDDVNTSQVKLDETEELSAEATQGNWQDFADFNDISEFDPESLSFDNTGVDDFASESTSPFNDSFQDSTSDEGTIDYQSSSNLDPFSIVSDLEEDSEDLESWEIASEDLELDVNPVSSQTSYNGTEGHFPELSQEEGLQTFMVSPEVNLDEDISYGSEELTSEYSTVEFNVLAEEELESLPDYEFSDIEEQSKNSFVEAATLLMNSAELEEHFYPTPSSEPTATTQENYASTEQSLEPEEPTGDTQAYGDNQEDLEYLNDEATDSTEPYLSENYGSDEQLLDSAYEQNGFNSPRPNQINLESFDDDSWTMDDVTESEEEILSGIEAHQGVKEGFLDEFDLFDDDLDSIPDFSVDDQQPLSNESGDNSDFDVLSSTGSTLGSTGSMDMNTSGVSAVANHDYPSATANEELFSLSSATEPIPIYNPTKDIDKELVVSIEQGPLAPIENAPVNQKNWMTALITGAVSMVVVAAVSAGAQYMVRDDPSFKNHVRNTSILMTLAAGVASFGTTLAVGNITARQIRRSTENLKTQFEGVSQGNLNAHATIYSQDELGELAHSFNQMARVILTTMTEAQRKAEEQEQAKEDLQRQVIRLLDDVEGAARGDLTVQAEVTADVLGAVADSFNLTIQNLREIVQQVKQAVRQVTKSSTDSESFARSLSSDALRQAEELAVTLNSVQVMTDAIQRVAESAREAEEVARSASATALKGGEAVERTVAGILQIRETVAETTRKVKRLAESSQEISKIVTSISTIASRTNLLALNASIEAARAGEAGRGFAVVADEVRQLADKSAKALKDIEHIVLQIQSETGSVMTAMEEGTQQVIEGTKRAEQAKQSLEDIVQVANRIDALVRAITADTIEQTETSRAVAQVMQSVELTAQETSQEAQRVSGALQNLVGVAGELRTFVERFRVEANDGK is encoded by the coding sequence ATGGCATCCAGTATAAATTACCCCCAGCAGTATGGGGAAGCCGAAAAAGCCTATATGCAGGGCAAATACCAAGAAGCGGCAACAATTGTTGATCGTTTGATTGAGGATTTCCCTAATGAACCCAGTGCGCTGCTACTGCGGGGTCATATTTACTGCTATGGTCTACAGCAGTACGATGTGGCTCGCCAACAGTATGAATCAGTTCTCAATCTGACCTCTGAGCCAGATTTTGTTAATTATGCCAATAACGGTCTAGAGTACGCCCAGCAATCCACAAATGCTGATCAAGCTGCTGGGTTATCACCTGATGATGATGTCAATACATCACAGGTAAAACTAGATGAGACTGAGGAGTTGAGTGCAGAAGCCACACAAGGAAATTGGCAAGACTTCGCTGATTTTAATGATATCAGTGAATTTGACCCGGAAAGCTTAAGTTTTGACAACACAGGGGTTGATGATTTTGCTTCAGAATCAACCTCACCCTTTAACGATTCTTTTCAAGATTCCACTAGTGATGAAGGCACCATAGATTATCAGTCTTCTTCTAATCTAGACCCCTTTAGTATCGTTAGTGACCTAGAAGAAGACAGTGAGGATTTAGAGAGTTGGGAAATTGCCTCTGAGGATTTAGAACTCGATGTGAACCCTGTCAGTAGTCAGACTTCTTATAATGGCACAGAAGGACACTTTCCTGAACTCTCTCAAGAGGAGGGTCTACAAACATTTATGGTGTCTCCTGAAGTTAATTTAGACGAAGATATATCTTATGGTTCAGAAGAGTTAACTAGTGAATATAGCACAGTTGAGTTTAACGTCCTGGCTGAAGAAGAATTAGAATCCCTGCCGGATTACGAGTTTAGCGATATCGAGGAGCAATCAAAGAATTCCTTTGTTGAAGCTGCAACCCTGTTAATGAATTCAGCAGAGCTTGAGGAGCATTTTTACCCGACTCCAAGTTCTGAGCCTACCGCGACTACCCAAGAAAATTATGCCAGCACCGAGCAGTCTTTGGAACCTGAGGAACCAACGGGGGATACTCAAGCCTATGGTGACAATCAAGAGGACTTAGAATATCTCAATGATGAGGCGACTGACTCTACTGAACCCTATTTATCGGAAAACTATGGCTCGGATGAGCAACTTTTGGACTCAGCTTACGAACAAAATGGGTTCAACTCTCCAAGGCCAAACCAAATTAATTTGGAATCCTTTGATGATGATTCTTGGACAATGGATGATGTAACGGAATCAGAAGAGGAAATCTTGTCAGGAATTGAAGCACATCAAGGGGTAAAAGAGGGTTTTTTAGATGAGTTTGACCTATTTGATGATGATTTAGATTCAATCCCTGATTTCTCTGTTGATGATCAGCAACCACTGTCCAATGAGAGTGGTGACAATAGTGATTTTGATGTCTTAAGCAGTACTGGCTCAACACTCGGAAGTACTGGGTCAATGGATATGAACACCAGTGGTGTAAGTGCTGTAGCCAATCATGATTATCCGTCAGCCACTGCCAATGAGGAGCTATTTAGCCTTAGTAGTGCCACCGAGCCAATTCCTATTTATAATCCTACTAAAGACATTGACAAAGAGCTAGTTGTTAGTATTGAGCAAGGTCCACTAGCTCCGATAGAAAACGCTCCTGTCAACCAGAAGAATTGGATGACTGCCTTGATTACTGGCGCGGTCTCAATGGTGGTGGTAGCGGCGGTGAGTGCTGGAGCTCAATACATGGTTCGAGATGATCCATCCTTCAAAAATCATGTGCGAAATACTAGTATTCTGATGACCCTAGCCGCTGGTGTTGCCAGTTTTGGTACGACTCTGGCTGTGGGGAATATTACAGCTAGGCAGATTAGACGTAGTACCGAAAACCTGAAAACCCAGTTTGAAGGAGTCTCTCAGGGTAATCTCAATGCCCATGCTACCATTTATTCCCAGGACGAATTGGGTGAGTTAGCCCATAGTTTCAACCAAATGGCTAGAGTCATCTTAACAACGATGACGGAAGCACAACGAAAGGCAGAAGAGCAAGAACAGGCAAAAGAAGACCTCCAACGCCAGGTAATTCGATTGCTTGATGATGTGGAAGGGGCAGCACGGGGGGATTTAACGGTACAAGCAGAGGTCACTGCTGATGTTTTGGGGGCAGTTGCTGATTCCTTCAACCTGACCATCCAAAACCTACGGGAAATCGTACAACAAGTCAAGCAGGCAGTGCGTCAGGTGACCAAATCTTCCACCGATAGTGAGTCCTTTGCCCGTAGCTTGTCTTCTGATGCTTTACGCCAAGCTGAGGAACTGGCGGTGACCCTGAACTCTGTACAGGTGATGACCGATGCTATTCAGCGGGTAGCAGAGAGTGCACGAGAAGCTGAGGAAGTTGCCCGCTCAGCCTCAGCTACCGCTCTCAAAGGTGGTGAGGCTGTGGAGCGCACTGTGGCCGGAATTTTGCAAATTCGAGAAACTGTAGCAGAAACAACTCGGAAAGTCAAGCGTTTGGCAGAATCTTCCCAGGAAATTTCCAAAATTGTGACATCGATTTCTACCATTGCCTCCCGAACGAATTTGTTAGCGCTCAATGCTAGTATTGAGGCGGCAAGAGCTGGAGAAGCTGGTCGAGGCTTTGCTGTTGTTGCCGATGAGGTACGACAGCTCGCTGATAAGTCAGCCAAGGCACTCAAGGATATTGAACATATTGTGTTGCAAATCCAAAGTGAAACCGGTTCAGTTATGACAGCTATGGAAGAAGGCACCCAACAGGTGATTGAAGGTACTAAACGAGCAGAACAAGCCAAGCAATCCCTAGAAGATATTGTGCAAGTGGCAAACCGGATCGATGCTTTAGTACGTGCAATCACTGCGGATACTATCGAGCAAACTGAAACATCCCGTGCTGTTGCCCAAGTGATGCAATCCGTTGAGTTAACCGCTCAAGAAACCTCCCAAGAAGCCCAAAGGGTTTCTGGAGCTTTGCAAAATCTGGTCGGTGTGGCGGGAGAGTTGCGGACATTTGTTGAGCGTTTCCGTGTGGAAGCGAATGATGGGAAATGA
- a CDS encoding chemotaxis protein CheW — MVANPDFVTDSALEQAPELQELESPEGELYLRFYLPSGDEFALPATGIKEVIDPCPEQITPIPNASPLLLGTFNRRGRVIWVSDLGQFLGDKTVLNTDRMEIPVIAIEDQDTMLGLAVQKIVCTDWLDVEKLHMPTNVADSMAPFLRGEWLLDIESNQVLRLLDHVAIIRSARWAA, encoded by the coding sequence ATGGTTGCTAATCCGGACTTTGTAACTGACTCGGCTCTTGAACAAGCCCCAGAATTGCAGGAATTGGAAAGTCCTGAAGGCGAACTATACCTGCGGTTTTATCTGCCATCTGGTGATGAATTTGCTCTGCCTGCTACTGGTATCAAAGAGGTAATTGACCCCTGCCCTGAACAAATTACTCCTATTCCTAATGCTTCCCCTCTATTGTTGGGGACCTTCAATCGACGTGGGCGCGTAATTTGGGTCTCAGATCTGGGTCAGTTTCTAGGGGATAAAACGGTTTTAAATACAGACCGTATGGAAATCCCCGTTATTGCTATTGAAGATCAAGACACTATGCTGGGGTTGGCAGTTCAAAAAATTGTCTGTACAGACTGGCTGGATGTGGAAAAGTTACATATGCCTACCAATGTTGCCGATAGTATGGCTCCTTTCTTACGCGGTGAGTGGTTGCTAGATATTGAGTCTAATCAGGTTCTGCGACTACTTGATCATGTGGCGATTATACGCTCAGCAAGGTGGGCAGCCTAA
- a CDS encoding response regulator transcription factor, protein MSKVLVVEDSLAQRQMISDLLKGSGLKVDVASDGVEALEHILEYCPDVVVLDIVMPRMNGYEVCRRLKADPKTQNVPVVMCSSKGEEFDRYWGMRQGADAYIAKPFQPTELIGTVRQLLRR, encoded by the coding sequence ATGAGTAAAGTTTTAGTTGTAGAAGACAGCCTTGCTCAACGGCAGATGATCTCAGACCTCCTCAAAGGTAGTGGTTTGAAGGTGGATGTTGCCAGTGATGGTGTTGAGGCTTTAGAACATATTTTAGAGTATTGTCCAGATGTAGTTGTCTTGGATATAGTGATGCCACGCATGAATGGCTATGAGGTCTGTCGGCGTCTTAAGGCTGACCCCAAAACTCAGAATGTGCCAGTGGTGATGTGTTCTTCAAAAGGCGAAGAATTCGACCGCTATTGGGGCATGAGGCAAGGTGCAGATGCATACATTGCGAAGCCTTTTCAGCCAACGGAGTTGATTGGAACAGTTAGACAGCTACTGAGAAGATAA
- a CDS encoding response regulator, which produces MQGTLSEIDIRSILQLIELGQRTGELLVEAYSPHPTSKASNSGSNRFTSGRLYQQPKLPSPLPYWFVFFLNGQIAYAADSDGSLSRLHDYLRRYKANDALEQLESLSIAATNALEYGYLWALLENHVITPNQGRSIIQSMVNETLFDLLSLHHGYFVFEIGPALAPQLTTLEIGPLLREIMKQVQEWKQLCPHIQSPHQCPMITAHDQLQATLPEKSFKLISSWVDGKTSLRQLSRYLHRDLITVARAIYPYVQQGSIQMVTPKEADTPAIEEQWELKKVTRSVVCVDDDLAVGKAVEYTLQAKGYKVTAIQKPLKALSQVFQLQPDLILCDLVMPDLDGYELCGMLRQSRAFRQTPIIMLTGKDGFIDRVRARMVGATDYLTKPFGDHELLMLLEKYIWSR; this is translated from the coding sequence ATGCAGGGAACTTTGAGTGAAATTGATATCCGTAGCATCCTGCAACTGATCGAGCTAGGTCAGCGAACCGGGGAACTCTTAGTCGAGGCCTATAGCCCTCACCCTACTAGCAAGGCTAGCAATAGTGGCAGCAATCGTTTTACCTCAGGTAGACTTTACCAGCAGCCAAAACTACCAAGTCCGCTTCCGTATTGGTTTGTCTTCTTCCTCAATGGGCAGATTGCCTATGCTGCTGACAGCGATGGGAGCTTGTCGCGCCTGCATGATTATCTGCGCCGCTATAAAGCCAATGATGCTCTCGAGCAATTGGAAAGTCTGTCCATTGCGGCTACCAATGCTCTAGAGTATGGTTACCTTTGGGCTTTGTTAGAAAACCATGTTATCACGCCAAACCAAGGGCGAAGCATCATTCAAAGCATGGTTAATGAAACCCTTTTTGATTTGCTGAGCCTTCACCATGGCTACTTTGTATTTGAAATTGGTCCAGCATTAGCACCGCAACTTACTACCTTAGAAATAGGACCATTGCTCAGAGAGATTATGAAGCAGGTGCAGGAGTGGAAGCAATTGTGCCCTCATATCCAATCTCCCCATCAGTGTCCAATGATTACTGCCCATGACCAGTTACAGGCTACACTGCCCGAAAAATCCTTTAAACTCATAAGCAGTTGGGTAGATGGCAAAACTTCTCTACGCCAGTTGTCCCGTTATCTCCATCGTGACCTGATCACCGTAGCTCGGGCTATTTATCCCTATGTCCAACAGGGGTCAATCCAAATGGTAACCCCCAAAGAAGCAGATACGCCAGCCATTGAAGAGCAATGGGAGTTAAAGAAAGTTACACGATCTGTTGTCTGTGTTGATGATGATCTCGCAGTTGGAAAAGCTGTGGAATATACCCTACAAGCCAAAGGTTATAAAGTTACAGCAATTCAGAAGCCCCTAAAGGCTCTGAGTCAGGTTTTTCAACTCCAACCGGATCTCATCCTCTGTGACCTAGTAATGCCTGACCTAGATGGTTATGAGCTTTGTGGCATGTTACGCCAATCCAGAGCATTTCGGCAAACCCCCATCATCATGCTCACAGGCAAAGATGGCTTTATCGATCGCGTCAGAGCCCGGATGGTAGGCGCAACTGACTACTTAACCAAGCCCTTTGGAGATCATGAGTTATTGATGCTTTTGGAGAAATACATTTGGTCGAGGTGA